In one window of bacterium DNA:
- a CDS encoding acyl-CoA dehydrogenase family protein, with protein AVDASREAVQIHGGYGYIEGEFPVARYYRDAKVLEIGEGTSEIQRIIIAKGLGC; from the coding sequence CGCCGTGGACGCCTCGCGCGAGGCCGTCCAGATCCACGGCGGCTACGGCTACATCGAGGGCGAGTTTCCCGTCGCGCGCTACTACCGCGACGCCAAGGTCCTCGAGATCGGCGAGGGCACGAGCGAGATCCAGCGCATCATCATCGCCAAGGGGCTGGGGTGTTAG